From one Bifidobacterium sp. WK012_4_13 genomic stretch:
- a CDS encoding helix-turn-helix transcriptional regulator, whose product MRLYLLTLLDESPKHGYELIQAIEQRFAGAYVPSTGTVYPRLAKLTEEGLIARTEEGRKTVYSITDAGRAELARRKDDTAELECDIESSVRRLADELRSDMRRSMSSLRDDLDAAMNSTTNPRADGTSTGPFASRAGFARARESSKFMHATSDERIRKAEELLQSFRQDIRSDLRTADANGALTEHTLDMLAEQLRQVRERIDDSIKSQNRRRR is encoded by the coding sequence ATGAGACTCTATCTCCTGACATTGCTGGATGAGTCTCCTAAACACGGTTATGAACTGATTCAGGCGATAGAGCAGCGCTTCGCTGGAGCCTACGTCCCGAGCACTGGAACAGTCTATCCCCGTCTGGCAAAGCTGACCGAGGAGGGTCTGATCGCCAGAACCGAGGAAGGACGAAAGACCGTATACTCCATCACCGATGCTGGCCGTGCTGAACTGGCCAGGCGCAAGGATGACACTGCCGAATTGGAATGTGACATAGAATCTTCGGTTCGTCGTCTCGCAGACGAGCTGCGCAGCGACATGCGTCGATCCATGAGCTCCCTTCGTGATGATCTGGACGCTGCGATGAATTCGACGACCAATCCACGTGCAGACGGTACTTCCACAGGTCCTTTCGCATCAAGGGCAGGTTTTGCAAGGGCTCGTGAGAGTTCGAAATTCATGCATGCGACATCGGACGAACGGATTCGCAAAGCCGAGGAGCTGCTGCAATCCTTCAGACAGGACATCCGCAGTGACCTTCGCACTGCGGACGCGAACGGAGCGCTGACAGAGCACACGCTCGACATGCTGGCGGAACAGCTGCGGCAAGTACGTGAGCGTATCGACGACAGCATCAAGTCGCAGAATCGGCGGAGACGGTGA